A DNA window from Acetobacter aceti NBRC 14818 contains the following coding sequences:
- a CDS encoding MBL fold metallo-hydrolase, which yields MTDTTLTITVLGCGGSSGVPLIGGADGRGAWGECDPNEPRNRRTRASIVVQAPDKRRLLVDTGPDMRNQLIANGIPYADAIFYTHAHADHIAGLDDVRPFNWALERPIEIFGTETTLSEIHGRFDYAFRPWTPKDAFRPGVEPRFIKGGERQEIVGLLLDVFEQDHGKLNSLGFRCGGFAYCTDVVSLTDDVLSLLEGVDTWMVDCLQLKPHSAHAWLDRVLEWRERIQPRRTILTHLGPFMDWSTLEKMLPEGIEAAFDGLTFTAPGLVAS from the coding sequence GTGACTGACACCACGCTCACCATCACCGTTCTTGGTTGTGGAGGCTCCTCAGGCGTGCCCCTCATTGGTGGAGCGGACGGGCGTGGTGCATGGGGCGAATGTGATCCGAATGAGCCGCGCAATCGTCGGACACGGGCTTCCATTGTGGTTCAGGCTCCGGACAAGCGCCGTCTGCTTGTCGACACAGGGCCTGACATGCGCAATCAGCTGATCGCGAACGGCATTCCCTATGCCGATGCGATTTTCTACACGCATGCTCATGCCGATCATATCGCCGGTCTGGATGATGTGCGTCCCTTCAACTGGGCGCTTGAACGGCCAATCGAGATTTTTGGCACTGAGACGACTCTTTCAGAGATTCACGGGCGCTTTGACTACGCATTCCGTCCGTGGACTCCAAAGGACGCATTTCGTCCCGGTGTGGAGCCCCGTTTCATCAAGGGGGGAGAGCGGCAGGAGATCGTCGGGCTGCTTCTTGATGTTTTCGAGCAGGATCATGGAAAGCTGAACTCGCTCGGCTTTCGCTGCGGAGGTTTTGCCTATTGCACGGACGTCGTGTCCCTGACCGATGATGTCCTCTCTCTGCTGGAAGGTGTCGACACCTGGATGGTGGATTGCCTCCAGCTGAAACCTCACTCGGCTCATGCGTGGCTGGACCGGGTTCTGGAATGGCGTGAGCGTATTCAGCCGCGCCGTACAATTCTCACGCATCTCGGGCCGTTCATGGACTGGTCGACTCTTGAGAAGATGCTTCCAGAGGGGATCGAGGCAGCCTTCGACGGCCTTACTTTCACAGCGCCGGGCCTGGTTGCCTCCTGA
- a CDS encoding TatD family hydrolase produces the protein MTGLIDTHCHLDHFSEEEMPGLLDRAKEFGLEGMVTIGTRLSRQSEQKALTRYSRPDLSIWCAIGTHPDHVMEEPPMDADAIVKLAEDPEVVAIGESGLDYFHGAEEVRPTQQASFREHVHAARLTGLPLAIHTRQADEDMASILREETETRGAFPFLLHCFASGPELAKTALELGGYLSFSGIVTFPKCQELRDIAASVPLDRIFVETDSPFLAPVPRRGKRNEPGYTAYTAAVVAQTRGMEEQAFIEATTANFHRLFTRAH, from the coding sequence ATGACCGGACTGATCGACACCCACTGCCATCTCGATCATTTCTCGGAAGAGGAAATGCCGGGACTACTGGACCGGGCCAAAGAGTTCGGTCTGGAAGGCATGGTCACCATCGGCACGCGACTGTCGCGGCAGTCCGAGCAGAAGGCTCTGACCCGTTACAGCCGTCCGGACCTGTCGATCTGGTGCGCGATTGGCACGCATCCGGATCACGTGATGGAAGAGCCTCCGATGGATGCCGACGCCATCGTGAAACTGGCTGAAGATCCGGAAGTGGTGGCGATCGGTGAGAGCGGTCTGGATTATTTCCACGGTGCGGAAGAGGTCCGTCCCACGCAGCAGGCGAGCTTTCGCGAACATGTTCATGCGGCGCGTCTGACCGGTCTGCCTCTGGCCATCCACACCCGTCAGGCTGATGAGGACATGGCGTCGATCCTGCGGGAAGAGACCGAGACGCGTGGAGCCTTTCCGTTCCTGCTGCATTGCTTCGCGTCAGGTCCGGAACTGGCGAAGACGGCTCTGGAACTGGGCGGCTATCTCAGCTTCTCAGGAATCGTGACGTTTCCGAAGTGTCAGGAATTGCGTGATATTGCGGCCAGTGTGCCGCTGGACCGCATTTTTGTCGAAACTGATTCCCCTTTTCTTGCGCCTGTTCCACGTCGCGGCAAGCGGAACGAGCCAGGCTATACGGCTTACACCGCTGCTGTCGTCGCACAGACGCGAGGGATGGAGGAGCAGGCTTTCATTGAGGCGACAACCGCCAATTTCCACCGCCTGTTTACACGCGCTCACTGA
- the metG gene encoding methionine--tRNA ligase, giving the protein MTGRFYVTTPIYYVNGAPHIGHAYTSIAADIVARFHRLCGDEVFFLTGTDEHGQKVEQAAQAAGEAPQTFTDRISADFRNMADAMNVSYDDFIRTTEPRHIVGAQAVWEKVAANGDIYLGAYEGWYALRDEAFYNEDEITTRPDGTKVAPTGAPVEWMREPSYFFKLSAYEDRLLELYEKHPDFIGPASRRNEIVSFVKQGLRDLSVSRTSFKWGVPVPGDADHVMYVWFDALTNYLTALGYPDADAPRMKFWPANLHLVGKDIARFHTVYWPAFLMAAGIELPDMVFSNGWWTVEGEKMSKSLGNVIDPRDLVKEFGVDPVRFFLMREVPFGGDSDLSRRSLINRLNVELANDLGNLGQRTLSLIARNCGGILPAQGKHTEADAHLLGQAAVLPDVMKAQIARVALTDALEEAWKLIRACNAYIDHQAPWALKKTDPERMADVLRVLADALRSIATVLQPYIPESMDKMLTQLGVEPGERDFDALEMPLPAGRQLPKPEGIFPRYVEPEVGEAK; this is encoded by the coding sequence ATGACCGGCCGTTTTTACGTCACGACCCCGATTTATTATGTAAACGGCGCGCCCCATATTGGCCATGCCTACACTTCCATCGCTGCTGACATTGTCGCACGCTTCCACCGTCTCTGCGGTGATGAAGTGTTTTTCCTGACCGGCACCGATGAGCACGGCCAGAAGGTCGAGCAGGCCGCGCAGGCCGCAGGCGAAGCCCCGCAGACGTTCACGGATCGGATTTCCGCCGATTTCCGCAACATGGCCGACGCGATGAACGTCTCTTACGACGACTTCATCCGCACGACCGAGCCGCGTCATATCGTGGGCGCTCAGGCTGTGTGGGAAAAGGTCGCGGCCAATGGCGATATCTATCTCGGTGCGTATGAAGGCTGGTACGCCCTGCGTGACGAGGCGTTCTACAACGAGGACGAGATCACCACACGTCCGGACGGCACCAAGGTCGCGCCGACTGGCGCGCCGGTGGAATGGATGCGCGAGCCATCCTACTTCTTCAAACTGTCTGCCTATGAAGATCGCCTGCTCGAACTCTATGAGAAACACCCGGACTTCATCGGTCCTGCCAGTCGCCGCAATGAGATCGTCAGCTTCGTAAAGCAGGGGTTACGTGACCTGTCCGTCAGCCGCACCAGCTTCAAGTGGGGCGTGCCGGTTCCGGGTGACGCCGACCACGTCATGTATGTGTGGTTCGATGCGCTGACCAACTACCTGACCGCACTCGGTTATCCCGACGCTGATGCGCCGCGCATGAAGTTCTGGCCTGCCAACCTGCATCTGGTCGGCAAGGATATTGCTCGTTTCCACACGGTTTACTGGCCAGCCTTCCTGATGGCCGCCGGTATCGAACTGCCTGACATGGTCTTCTCCAACGGCTGGTGGACGGTCGAAGGCGAGAAGATGAGCAAGTCGCTCGGCAACGTCATTGATCCGCGTGATCTGGTGAAGGAATTTGGCGTCGATCCGGTTCGCTTCTTCCTGATGCGGGAAGTGCCGTTCGGCGGTGACAGCGATCTGTCGCGCCGTTCGCTCATCAATCGTTTGAATGTCGAACTGGCCAATGACCTCGGCAATCTCGGCCAGCGCACGCTGTCCCTGATCGCGCGTAACTGCGGCGGCATTCTGCCCGCGCAGGGCAAGCACACCGAGGCGGACGCTCATTTGCTTGGGCAGGCTGCCGTTCTGCCCGACGTGATGAAGGCCCAGATCGCTCGTGTTGCTCTGACCGACGCATTGGAAGAAGCGTGGAAGCTGATCCGCGCCTGCAACGCCTATATCGACCATCAGGCTCCGTGGGCGCTCAAAAAGACCGACCCCGAGCGGATGGCCGACGTGCTGCGTGTTCTGGCCGATGCGCTCCGCTCCATCGCCACGGTTCTCCAGCCTTATATTCCGGAGAGTATGGACAAGATGCTCACGCAGCTTGGTGTCGAGCCGGGCGAGCGCGACTTCGATGCGCTGGAAATGCCACTTCCTGCCGGTCGTCAGTTGCCGAAGCCGGAAGGGATTTTCCCCCGTTACGTCGAACCGGAGGTTGGTGAGGCAAAATGA
- a CDS encoding DNA polymerase III subunit delta', translated as MDAARAASLHVVGHDAAFRAFDEAFASGRLHHAWLLTGPEGIGKLPLAFRMARRLLGAEDGHSSAGRLVSAGSHPDLLAVGRAFDEKRQKFRGEIVADDIRPINAFMHRTAAEGGWRVVIVDTAEAMNRNAANALLKILEEPPVRAILILTSATPGALLPTIRSRVRKLPVAPLRESDVRAVLRTTVPDTEPGEIERVVPLAEGSPGRAIALLADKGGAIDTLVHEAVRGMSTGRILDAAESLSRSGDAGFGLFFTLLGSAIAEEARAVSQNEIQTGVRLADAWREVAEIRAKTEHFNLDKQEAIIEALTIAGQTQLS; from the coding sequence ATGGACGCCGCCCGTGCAGCGTCGCTGCACGTTGTGGGGCATGACGCCGCCTTCCGGGCGTTCGACGAGGCCTTTGCGTCCGGACGACTGCACCATGCGTGGCTGCTGACCGGTCCAGAGGGAATCGGCAAACTTCCGCTGGCGTTTCGCATGGCCCGTAGGCTGCTTGGGGCAGAGGACGGCCATTCATCCGCTGGACGTCTGGTGAGTGCGGGCTCTCATCCGGATCTTCTGGCGGTCGGCCGGGCCTTTGACGAGAAGCGCCAGAAATTCCGTGGCGAGATCGTCGCCGATGACATTCGGCCGATCAACGCCTTCATGCACCGTACAGCGGCGGAAGGTGGCTGGCGGGTTGTCATCGTCGATACCGCCGAGGCCATGAACCGAAACGCGGCCAACGCGCTGCTCAAGATCCTCGAAGAGCCGCCTGTTCGCGCCATTCTGATCCTGACCAGCGCCACCCCCGGCGCGTTGTTGCCGACCATCCGTAGTCGCGTACGGAAACTCCCGGTCGCGCCACTCCGGGAAAGCGATGTTCGCGCCGTGCTGAGAACGACTGTGCCTGACACCGAGCCCGGTGAAATCGAGCGTGTCGTACCGCTGGCCGAAGGATCGCCCGGACGGGCGATAGCACTTCTGGCGGACAAGGGCGGCGCTATCGACACTCTGGTGCATGAAGCCGTCAGAGGAATGTCTACTGGACGTATTCTGGACGCAGCAGAATCCTTGTCCCGATCTGGAGACGCCGGTTTCGGACTGTTCTTCACCCTGTTGGGCAGCGCCATTGCCGAAGAAGCCCGTGCGGTGTCTCAAAATGAGATCCAGACAGGTGTGCGGCTGGCGGATGCGTGGCGCGAGGTCGCGGAAATCCGGGCAAAAACCGAGCATTTCAATCTGGACAAGCAGGAAGCGATCATTGAGGCGTTGACGATCGCAGGACAGACGCAGCTCAGCTGA
- the tmk gene encoding dTMP kinase, producing MSVAGKKTGAFITFEGGEGAGKSTQLRAVAPRLEALGYEVVATREPGGSPGAEALRELLLFGKHDLSARAEIMTHFAARCDHVDQVIRPAMEAGKIVLCDRFFDSTMAYQGYGRGEGDPALIAMIRSLRDLVGLTPDLTVLFEVGLETGHRRITARAAAIAGQGAPLDRYESADRAFHARLAAGFRQIADEEPQRFVRVSSESEDVPAITDKVVGLLKTFLEKR from the coding sequence GTGAGCGTTGCAGGTAAAAAAACCGGCGCTTTCATCACCTTTGAAGGCGGAGAGGGGGCCGGCAAGTCAACGCAGCTTCGGGCTGTAGCGCCTCGACTGGAAGCGCTCGGCTACGAGGTTGTGGCGACACGCGAGCCGGGCGGTTCTCCGGGTGCGGAAGCCTTGCGGGAACTGCTGCTCTTCGGAAAGCACGATCTTTCGGCGCGTGCCGAGATCATGACCCACTTCGCGGCCCGCTGCGATCATGTCGATCAGGTCATCCGGCCCGCCATGGAAGCAGGAAAGATCGTGTTGTGTGATCGTTTCTTCGATTCCACCATGGCCTATCAGGGCTACGGGCGAGGAGAGGGCGATCCGGCCCTGATCGCAATGATCCGCTCCCTGCGTGATCTTGTCGGCCTGACGCCGGACCTGACCGTGCTGTTTGAGGTCGGTCTGGAAACAGGTCATCGCCGTATTACGGCGCGTGCGGCAGCCATTGCCGGACAGGGAGCCCCGCTTGATCGGTATGAAAGCGCGGATCGTGCCTTTCACGCCCGTCTCGCAGCAGGGTTCCGTCAGATCGCCGACGAAGAGCCACAGCGTTTCGTGCGGGTTTCCTCGGAAAGCGAGGATGTGCCGGCGATTACCGACAAGGTGGTCGGTCTGCTCAAGACGTTTCTCGAAAAGCGCTGA
- a CDS encoding D-alanyl-D-alanine carboxypeptidase family protein: MQTRRILLASGAAAITGGAGLLNGVGLSGTALAAKPRHAPRHGGKAADSAQTPAPAVDSTPAMTPIGPVDTVARWACITDFDSGQVLLEKAADEHMPPSSLTKMMTAYIVFGMLNAGRLKLDQTLPVSEKAWRMQGSKMFVPLGESVPVQDLIQGMLIQSGNDACIVLAEGVSGSEEQFVALMNDTAAKLGMANSHFMNTTGWPAEGHYMSARDVCTIATHLIRDFPQYYHFFSETSFAFNKINQGNRNVLVDKGLADGLKTGHTDAGGFGLCASSKREGRRVVMGINGMASSNIRAHEGERLLGWAFANFELAVIAHKGQVLDQAPVWMGQDATVPVVASRDVTFLLPHGWQSRVHISVDYLAPVSAPITVGQSLGQLTITLPTSQTALVPPAPVAGAPMPAAAPAPQGTVITVPVEAGSAVAKLGFGGRIAARLGMKRH, encoded by the coding sequence GTGCAGACCCGTCGGATACTTCTCGCCAGCGGCGCGGCCGCCATCACCGGTGGCGCCGGCCTTTTGAATGGTGTCGGCCTGTCAGGCACGGCACTCGCGGCAAAGCCCCGTCATGCTCCCCGGCATGGTGGAAAGGCAGCCGATTCTGCCCAGACCCCGGCACCAGCTGTTGATTCGACGCCTGCCATGACGCCGATCGGTCCTGTGGACACGGTCGCACGCTGGGCCTGCATCACCGATTTCGACAGCGGACAGGTGCTGCTGGAAAAAGCTGCCGACGAGCATATGCCGCCGTCGTCGCTCACCAAGATGATGACTGCCTATATCGTTTTCGGCATGCTCAATGCCGGACGCCTCAAGCTGGACCAGACGTTGCCGGTCAGTGAAAAGGCATGGCGCATGCAGGGCTCGAAGATGTTCGTGCCGCTGGGCGAGAGCGTACCTGTGCAGGACCTGATCCAGGGCATGCTGATCCAGTCCGGCAACGACGCCTGTATTGTGCTGGCGGAAGGCGTTTCCGGCTCCGAAGAGCAGTTTGTCGCCCTGATGAACGACACGGCCGCGAAGCTGGGCATGGCCAATTCCCACTTCATGAACACGACCGGTTGGCCTGCGGAAGGCCATTACATGTCGGCGCGGGATGTCTGCACCATCGCGACCCATCTCATCCGCGACTTCCCGCAATACTATCACTTCTTCTCCGAGACCTCGTTCGCCTTCAACAAGATCAATCAGGGCAATCGCAACGTTCTGGTCGACAAGGGACTCGCGGACGGCCTGAAGACCGGTCACACCGATGCCGGCGGTTTCGGGCTTTGTGCTTCCTCCAAGCGGGAAGGCCGCCGCGTGGTGATGGGCATCAACGGCATGGCAAGCTCCAACATTCGTGCGCATGAAGGCGAACGCCTGCTTGGCTGGGCTTTCGCCAATTTTGAGCTGGCCGTCATTGCGCACAAAGGGCAGGTGCTTGATCAGGCACCTGTCTGGATGGGACAGGATGCAACCGTGCCGGTTGTGGCGTCCCGTGACGTGACGTTCCTGCTGCCGCATGGCTGGCAGTCCCGCGTGCATATTTCGGTGGACTATCTCGCGCCGGTGTCGGCGCCGATCACAGTGGGTCAGTCTCTTGGTCAGTTGACCATCACACTTCCGACCAGTCAGACGGCATTGGTGCCTCCGGCTCCCGTTGCTGGAGCGCCGATGCCGGCTGCTGCACCGGCTCCGCAGGGCACCGTCATCACTGTGCCGGTTGAAGCGGGTTCCGCCGTGGCGAAACTTGGTTTCGGTGGGCGCATTGCCGCCCGTCTTGGCATGAAGCGTCACTGA
- a CDS encoding septal ring lytic transglycosylase RlpA family protein, with protein MKLPVCRARSQSVSRSAARWLIPGTAILLSACHKPAPPLPSAHIHYEVGPAYNQDGVWRYPRQEFAWRESGLAVVDGDTSPHITADGEIYDPKAMTGSHPTLQLPVQVTVRNLDNGRQIEVRLNDRGPKQRGRLISLTPQAAAAIGMGRDPARVEVIENELPSRIFAETLPGGPLLDMKAAPVGTVQTEALDTAAMPQTASVDQPQAGSQQVQPASLPSLPVVYTQGWATPGSLWIEVGRFTQRSYAAIEASRAGGTVNYASDNNGPGWVVRVGPFSGVADADAALDHALALGLTGAHIVVE; from the coding sequence ATGAAACTTCCGGTCTGCCGCGCCAGAAGTCAGTCGGTAAGTCGGTCTGCCGCCCGGTGGCTCATTCCCGGAACAGCGATTCTTCTATCGGCGTGCCACAAGCCCGCTCCACCTCTGCCGTCCGCCCATATTCATTACGAAGTTGGGCCAGCCTATAATCAGGACGGTGTCTGGCGATATCCGAGGCAGGAATTCGCGTGGCGGGAGAGTGGTCTGGCTGTGGTAGATGGAGATACATCTCCTCACATCACGGCGGATGGCGAGATCTATGACCCGAAAGCGATGACAGGGTCCCATCCGACCCTTCAGTTGCCGGTGCAGGTGACGGTTCGCAATCTGGATAATGGTCGACAGATTGAAGTCCGCCTGAACGACAGGGGACCGAAACAACGCGGCAGGCTGATTTCTCTCACGCCACAGGCGGCGGCGGCGATCGGGATGGGACGTGACCCGGCTCGTGTCGAGGTGATCGAGAACGAATTACCAAGCCGAATCTTCGCTGAAACGCTGCCGGGCGGTCCTTTGCTGGATATGAAGGCCGCGCCTGTCGGAACCGTCCAGACCGAAGCGCTGGATACGGCCGCCATGCCGCAAACCGCCTCGGTCGACCAGCCGCAAGCCGGTTCACAGCAGGTGCAGCCCGCTTCCCTGCCGTCACTTCCTGTTGTCTACACGCAAGGATGGGCGACCCCGGGAAGCCTCTGGATTGAAGTTGGACGATTTACACAGCGGTCCTATGCGGCGATAGAAGCGTCTCGCGCCGGAGGAACGGTGAATTACGCTTCTGACAATAACGGTCCCGGCTGGGTCGTGCGTGTCGGACCTTTTTCTGGCGTTGCTGACGCAGATGCAGCGCTGGACCACGCCTTGGCCCTCGGGTTAACGGGGGCCCACATTGTCGTCGAATAG
- a CDS encoding lytic murein transglycosylase, translated as MINRRSTVRGLLLGGLGTAVSLRPALLQAATGHATGSYAQFLEGVRSQATGMGLSSSLVSEALALTHQPNARVLQLDRHQPEFTLTWAQYREKVLTQAKIDAGRAAYAKQHGSLVRVEAATGVDRQPVMGIWGLESYYGRITGGFNVIDALATLAFDGRRASFFRSELLKALQILGEGRIPPASMTGSYAGAMGQPQFMPSAYLKYARAFDGSSRADIWKSVPDVVMSIGNYLSKSGWKTGEPWGQEITVPESLPQSSVGRDHTRTLQAWMAAGVRRKDGSAFGRPEVEGAIVRPDGPGGEAFMVYHNFNVIRRYNPSDYYALGVGLMGDLTT; from the coding sequence ATGATCAACCGTCGTTCCACAGTGCGTGGCCTTCTTCTCGGTGGACTGGGAACCGCCGTTTCCCTGCGCCCCGCACTGCTTCAGGCGGCAACAGGTCACGCGACCGGTTCATATGCGCAGTTTCTGGAGGGGGTTCGCAGTCAGGCGACCGGGATGGGACTGTCGAGTTCGCTGGTCAGCGAGGCGCTCGCCCTTACGCACCAGCCCAACGCACGGGTATTGCAGCTTGATCGTCATCAGCCGGAATTCACACTGACCTGGGCGCAGTATCGGGAAAAGGTGCTGACACAGGCCAAGATCGACGCAGGCCGTGCCGCCTATGCAAAGCAGCACGGTTCACTCGTACGAGTCGAAGCCGCAACCGGGGTGGACCGTCAGCCGGTCATGGGAATCTGGGGACTTGAGTCCTATTACGGTCGCATCACCGGTGGTTTCAACGTGATCGATGCGCTGGCGACTCTGGCTTTCGATGGTCGTCGCGCCTCCTTTTTCCGCTCCGAGCTGCTGAAAGCCCTGCAGATTCTGGGCGAGGGGCGGATTCCACCAGCCTCCATGACGGGCAGCTATGCCGGAGCGATGGGACAGCCCCAGTTCATGCCGAGCGCCTATCTGAAATATGCCCGCGCCTTCGACGGTTCGTCCCGCGCCGATATATGGAAAAGCGTTCCCGATGTGGTGATGTCCATCGGAAATTATCTGTCCAAATCCGGCTGGAAGACGGGCGAACCGTGGGGGCAGGAGATCACCGTCCCGGAGTCTCTGCCGCAATCGTCGGTAGGGCGTGACCATACGCGTACGCTTCAGGCCTGGATGGCGGCCGGTGTCCGTCGCAAGGACGGATCGGCCTTTGGACGACCGGAAGTGGAGGGAGCCATCGTCCGTCCTGACGGACCGGGTGGCGAGGCCTTCATGGTCTATCACAATTTCAACGTGATCCGCCGTTATAACCCATCAGATTATTACGCTCTGGGCGTTGGACTGATGGGTGATCTGACAACATGA
- a CDS encoding DedA family protein: MLTTGLTTAAHTPLWQAVTIIIGTFILEDGATILTAIAVGDGAVALPLALLSLYVGIVTGDAGLYGLGRLAAFWPPARRWAPSAIGEGNTPGAKWWHGATLFRVIFISRFIPGTRLPIYTATGFFHAGFRVFILATALATLLWTTALFALSLKMGQILLDELGAWRWVGVAGFILAIVLVGRHVARMQSPSARG, translated from the coding sequence ATGCTGACAACCGGCCTTACAACGGCTGCGCACACCCCGTTATGGCAGGCCGTCACGATCATTATCGGCACATTCATTCTGGAAGACGGCGCGACCATTCTGACCGCGATTGCTGTCGGCGATGGGGCTGTCGCCCTGCCTCTCGCCCTCCTCTCTCTCTATGTCGGGATCGTCACGGGAGATGCCGGATTATATGGACTGGGACGTCTGGCCGCTTTCTGGCCGCCCGCTCGACGCTGGGCACCTTCCGCGATCGGAGAAGGGAATACACCCGGAGCAAAATGGTGGCATGGAGCGACTCTGTTTCGGGTCATTTTCATATCCCGCTTCATTCCGGGAACCCGTCTCCCCATCTATACGGCGACAGGGTTTTTTCATGCCGGTTTCAGGGTTTTCATTCTTGCGACGGCTCTGGCCACGCTTCTCTGGACAACCGCACTATTTGCACTGTCGCTGAAAATGGGTCAGATCCTGCTGGACGAGCTTGGTGCGTGGCGCTGGGTTGGGGTGGCAGGGTTTATTCTGGCTATCGTTCTTGTCGGACGTCATGTCGCCCGCATGCAATCGCCATCTGCACGAGGTTAG
- a CDS encoding ATP-grasp domain-containing protein, with product MGLSDLVMDASTDSGSAPEPALRATPSPLRGPSGSGVNHQTASFVSTGTEKKKRSFVGTVLAHLRGRHIENAEPVSFFEFWPGWLFYTPIVAYWLALGVRYRDMGMPTAANPLISTGGLCGESKSSILDMAGPFAKGFIAPYAILDTDRDDLRRAEAAMKAIGIACPVVVKPDVGCNGTGVKLARTQADLEQILQEYPRGVRLVLQRLIPWEHEAGLFYIRHAGEKQGRITSITYKDVPVLLGDGESTVAELLDRDPRTKLLPHIYRPRLADRLNDVPALGEGLPLVFTGNHCKGSVFRNGAADITPELTAVLDRIMQDIPEFHFGRVDVKFRSPDAFRRGEDFEIIEINGVGSEATHIWDARTTLREAYAAQFHHYGEAFRIGAENRKRGWKSTPLPAGFRLWFEQRRLLRSYPLND from the coding sequence ATGGGTCTTTCGGACCTTGTCATGGACGCATCGACGGACTCAGGCAGCGCGCCGGAACCGGCTTTACGCGCCACTCCTTCCCCTCTCCGTGGTCCTTCCGGTTCGGGCGTGAATCATCAAACTGCATCTTTCGTCTCGACCGGCACTGAAAAGAAGAAACGTTCCTTTGTCGGCACTGTGCTGGCGCATCTGCGTGGGCGGCATATCGAGAACGCAGAGCCGGTCAGTTTTTTCGAATTCTGGCCCGGCTGGCTGTTCTACACGCCGATCGTCGCCTACTGGCTCGCTCTGGGTGTGCGTTACCGTGACATGGGCATGCCCACGGCGGCCAATCCATTGATTTCAACCGGTGGCCTCTGTGGCGAGAGCAAAAGCTCGATCCTCGATATGGCCGGTCCCTTTGCAAAAGGGTTCATTGCCCCCTACGCGATTCTGGACACGGATCGAGATGATCTGAGACGCGCTGAAGCAGCCATGAAAGCCATCGGCATCGCCTGCCCTGTCGTCGTCAAGCCGGATGTCGGCTGTAACGGCACAGGCGTGAAACTCGCCCGCACACAGGCTGATCTGGAACAGATTCTTCAGGAATATCCTCGTGGCGTCAGACTGGTACTACAGCGTCTGATTCCCTGGGAACATGAAGCGGGACTTTTCTACATCCGCCACGCCGGTGAAAAGCAGGGACGAATTACATCCATCACCTACAAGGATGTGCCTGTTCTGCTGGGTGATGGAGAATCGACCGTTGCCGAATTGCTGGACCGTGATCCCCGGACGAAGCTGCTACCGCACATCTATCGCCCTCGCCTGGCAGACCGCCTGAACGATGTCCCGGCCCTGGGTGAAGGTCTGCCGCTGGTGTTTACGGGCAATCACTGCAAAGGCTCGGTTTTCCGCAATGGCGCGGCTGACATAACGCCTGAGCTGACTGCGGTTCTTGATCGGATCATGCAGGACATCCCGGAGTTCCATTTCGGCCGCGTGGACGTCAAGTTCCGTTCGCCGGATGCCTTCCGACGCGGTGAAGATTTCGAGATCATCGAAATCAACGGTGTGGGATCAGAAGCGACTCACATCTGGGATGCCCGCACAACCCTGCGGGAAGCCTATGCAGCGCAATTCCATCATTATGGTGAAGCGTTCCGAATCGGTGCTGAAAACCGCAAACGCGGATGGAAATCCACACCCCTGCCTGCCGGATTCCGCCTCTGGTTCGAACAGCGCCGTCTGCTCCGTTCCTATCCG